The sequence TGTGGAGGGTATTATAATGTGATCCTCTGGgctaagagaatatatttttgaTCTTCTTTCCAGCTtctccaacctttttttttttttttttttgctttttagggtggcacctgggcatatggaggttcccaggctaggggttgaattggagctacagctgctggcctatatggcacactcacagcaacacaggatctgagctgcatctgtgacctacaccagagttcacagcattgccggatctttaatccactgagcaaggccagggactgaacctgcaacttcatggttcctagcagatTTGTtgtcactgcgccacaacaggaactcccatccagcTTCTCCGTCACTTCTAAACTGTGTTAGACACGCTGACTTATGAGTGGCCCCAGCCCAGACTCCCTGCTATGGGAAGAGACCTTGGACTGTTCCTTAAGCAGGGACAGCTGCTCATTGCAACAGTGGGCACCTGATCAATCCTTTGGCTAGCAAGAAACCACTTAGGTGGACAGGCATGAAAATCTCTGCCCACTGGAAGGATGTGCAACTGGGTCAAACTCTATCCCCCTAGGATCTGAATGAGAATAATAGAGAAAAGTCAGTGGGTAGGTAATAAGAAGACAGATGCTGCATTTATGTAGCATCTggagcttttttttaaagatttcaattttttttttgtttttttgccttttctagggccgcttctgaggcatatggaggttcccaggctaggggtcaaattggagctgtagccaccagcctatgccagagccacagcaacgtgggatccgagccgcatctgcgacccacaccacagctcacggcaatgccggatccttaacccactgagcaatgccagggatcgaatctgcaacctcatggttcctagtcggattcgttaaccattgtgccatgacgggaactccaagattttaattttttaaatgatagtagatttacaatttctgtaaatttctgctgtacagcaaagtaacccagccatatatatatatatgtatagatatagatatacacacacacattatttttgttacattatcctccatcgtgttccatcacaagtgaccagatatagttccctatgctatagagcaggatctcattgctcatccactccaaatgcaatagtttgcatctactaaccccattcccagtctatcccactccctccccctcccctttggcaaccacaaagtcTGTTCCCGGAGCTGTTTTAAATCCTGACTGATGATTGCTCCTGAGTCCTGTAAGATTCTCCTTTACTGCCTGGTGTGTCTTTAGAGCAAACCTGACCCAACGCATGAGGTGGCTTGAGTGAGCCTCTATTCTCTGCAAACTTTAGAGTCCATCACACAAAGAGTAAAGGAGGCTCCTGATCTACCATTTCTCTATATATTCACAAGCATATCAAGGTGCTAGATCTTTCATGAGCTTTAAGTGATCTGTATAACAAGAGCTGCAGAGGGCCCCAACATACAGAGATGTGTACTGAAATGTACTTACTTTGTGCTCCGTGGAGTTGACTAGACTTAAAAACTCCAGTATTCTCCAGCCTCTGGAACAGCCAATCATGCCTCACCCCTGCcaagagtttttcaaagtcatCAGGCTTCAGGGTGCGAGCCTCAAGGATCTCCTGCCTCATCATTCCTGGTAATGAAACAAAAGAACTTCCACTGGAATTCAGAAAGGACCATGGGTTTTCACCCTCAGAAGAACCACTGGAAATTGCAGGTGATTTCGACCACCATGCCAAGGATGAGCTGGAGCTCTGGCTGCAGTTTAGCAGCTTTCCAGGTTCATCTGCTTCCTCTGTGGTAGTGCAGTCCTTGATGAGGACAGGGGTGGAAATATTACAGCTTCCCGAGGAACTGGGGCTCTCGGCCTCCTGGCCACACAGCTGCCCCAAAGCACATGGTCTATGAGAGCCCCATGTGCTAGTGGTGTGAACGTCCCTGATGTCCAGCCGTTGGCTCTCCTCATCTACCGTGGAGGCATCAGGGTCAATGTCCCACTCTTTGACTGAGTGACTGCTTTTTCTTGAGTCAGGATTTTGAACAGGGCAATGAGGGGCAAACGAATTGTGTGTTATCATGAAACGTTTGCCCAAAGAATCATCCATGGCCATGTGGAAGTCTACAGGCATGTCTTCTGTTCTTTCTGCCGTTTCTCCTTCTGGGTCAACCCAGCACAGGCTATCATTAAATGCAGGgcctgtgtcttctttgatttcctctctcttctcttcttcatgCCTATTTTTGGCATCACAGCCAATTTCTGGAAACTTATCAATTATTTCAAAGGTTTCTTCTTCTTGGATCGAAGGATATGTGGCCATATCCTTGGGCCAACCAGAGACAGAAGACCAAGAAGCAGAACCAAATGAGGGTCTGGGATGAGCAGAAGTGTTTCCAGACCCCATAGTCTTGACTTCCTGAATACTTTCTGGAGCTCCTTTTAACCACCCTCCTCCGGAGGCCAACAATGGGCCTGTTGTGTTACGAGGAGAAAAGGTTGTCAAGGGTATGTCTTTGTGTAGTTGGCTTTGAGAACTGTCATCCTTGGACACCTGGAGAGAGAGACCCTGGAGCTCTGAAGACAATGGATGTACAGCTCTGCTTTCCTCATCAATCTCTAGCTCTTCCGATAGGGCAGTAGAACACCGAGTGTCCACAAGATGCTCTTTCTTGCTCGTCTCTCTTTTGGCTGACCTATCATCACCATGATAATTCAATTCTTCCCAGCTTGTAGATGAACTAAACGCCGATAACTTGCTCCAAGAACTGGAGCTCTGGCTGTCACTCAGAGACTTGTTCAAGACAGCTCCCGCTCCATGACTGTGCTCTGGTGACTCGGCCTCAGTCTCTGCATCTTCATCCAAAGAGACTCGAAATGCATCAGAATGGGCCCAGTTTCTCTTTCCTACCCTCCTGAGTTTCTCCAGACCACTCTTAGCCATTTGGGAGGAAGATACTATCATGCCTTTTTTAGAACGTGGTTTGTCTTCAATAATACTCACAGTatctatattttttgtttctgtttttagatCGGTGATACAGACTCCTGTTTTGgtatctttctgtttatttttgttgtatccacaagtgctttcaaatatttcacaCACCGAAGTGTGGTGCTGTGAATAGGTTTCAAGAAGTTTTTGGAAATCTATTTGTCCATGCATGATGAGTTTCTCCAACCCACACTTGAAACCCTCTGGAACATAAGACTTATCGTCTAACTTAAAGAAGCTTTGAACTTGTAAATGTTCCTTCACCCGGCTGATAACAGACATGATTTCCTGAGAGACAGCTTCTCTTTCCTGACTTTTGGAGGAAGTACTGAAAGTGTACAGCTTTCCCATCGCTTCACTACAGAGCTGACTGGCTGCAAGGACCGTCTCCTTCTCCCCATAAAGTCTTTGGTGCACTGTGGTGAGACCGAAAGCAGCTTTGAGaaaactatggagttcctgttttcCAGTAACTGGTTCATCACATTTCTTGGTGAGGAGACCAATTTCAAAGGCTTCTTTGGCTTCACACAGAtacaaatttttcatttctggagGACAGTCATTAGAACTACTATAGGACAACAGGCATGTGCCACGAATATTCTGGGGAAAATACCAAACGCAAAATCAGACACTAAATTAGAAGCTAGAGGTGAATCAGAAAAAACATTTCATTCCTGGAGGACATTaggaatatcattttaaaaaataagcatgttCTACGggcattctaaaaaaaaaaaatacacattgagTCAAGGACCTGAGGTCTTTTTGATGACTCAAGAGAAGGGACTATGATATATGCAACTGGTTGGCATGAAGGGGTAAGGAATTAGTTTTAGCTACCATCCTACTGTAGCCCTGACACTTTTTGATCAAAGATGATAAGATTTGTTGTTGCTACTGTTAGTTTTTAGCAAACAAGGGATGTGGATCTGATAATTTTGCTACATACAAACACATTGTTTATGTACTAACAGTCAAAACATTAGTGGCTTCCAAACCCCTCTGTACATGTGAATCACACGGGCAGTATTTCATAATGGAAGATTTCTGGGTACGAATCCCAGGGATTTTGTGAATCTAAGGTAGAGCCCAGGAATATACAGTTTGAACGGGTTTTTAGGTAATTCTTTTGTGCTTGGGAACCGTTGTTCTAGAGCAGGTATCATATCCTCCAGCTGCATGAACTTAGCTCCCACCAGGATGTCCCCAATCTGCCTGGCAAAACCTTTCCATACGTGAAGTCTGATCACAATTACCTAAGATACACAAAGTCTATTTTAAGGTTGCATCCTTCCCTCCCACTGGTTAGGTCTATCCCTGGGCAGAGGAGCAGCGAGGGCTGCACTCTGTTTACCATAGCTGTGAGCACGAAGAGTGGCGTGTAAGAAGTGAAGGCAGCAGCCAGCTTGCAGGCTTCTGCGGCTGACAGCAAACGGTGGTCAGACTCCTTCAGCAAGCCCTGTGAGAAAACAGGAGGCCAAGTGTACTGATGACAATTATTTCTCCATTAGCCAAAGACAGGCTTGaaaattcctttgcttttcttcaagATTCTGAGGGATGCCCTGTGCCTCATCACAACTATTCTGAACAGTGCCAACAAAGAGCAAGTGGGTCAAAAGACCCCAGGGCACTGAAATGTCCTTTCCCCCACACCATCCATTCCCACTCTTTCTGCAGAGAAAGTCTAGCATGTGCAAACATTCACAATACCTGCCTATGCAAAGCTAttcacatgttttttttgtttttttttttttttgaggattgtGCAGCTCTTTGTTCACAGAACTCTGTACATTTTGCAGTCAGGTTCACCGatgatttttgcatttttcatggCAAAGAACCCTTTAATATATGATTTCACAGCAATTAAGAGTCATTCATTCTAGAAATATGCACTGAGTATCTCCAAGGGCCAGCCACTGTTCTAGCCATGAAGAAGAGAGCACATAGTGAACCTACAAAGAACTTGTTTTCTGCTGAGGGGAGAAGATCAGTCAATACACAAAACATGTAAAATGGATAGTATCTGAGATGGTGGTTAAGTGTTCCAGAGAAAAATAAGGTAGGAAGGGGTCAAGGAGGTTCGGGGTGGAAGGACAGTTTGCAATATTAAACAGTCATCAGAGGCAATTTCACTCAACAAGGGACTTAACCCTTTTCCTGTGTTTTGCTTTGTCTGACAGCAAAAGCAGTATTTTGCCAAGATTCAGATGGCCAGCAGCAAGCTGGACGTGCTCTTATGCTGCACTAATTAAGTACAGTTACTACTGTtgctttggtatttttaaaaaaggcaatatTGATACTATTAAAACTCTCAACTTGCAGTACAGTGCAGGAGAGCAGTCAATGTCTGTACAAAGGCGCTGGACTGCTGAGAGACCTGGCTTCTGCTTCCAGTTCTCTTGCTCACTCATTGTGCAAACTGCAGAGGTCACTTAGTTTCTCTGGaccttagtttatttttctttaaaatgggagTGATACATTTTGCTCTATCTACATCATAGGTAGTAGATGTGATATACGTGGAtcatatacatctatatacacaCTTTTTGAGTCATAAGGCAATATGTAAATAttcataatcattattattatagatAAGGGCCTGGACAGGTGACTGATGCTCTGATTTGAACAGATGgtaattaaagttttaaaattgttacaCCTTTACTTGGTCACTGAGAGAGCCCAAGTGTGAAAATTGAATTTTGTGATAATTTGAAGGAAATCATGGGGTTCAAAGCATTTAtcaatttgatttcatttattcattcattcctacaTCAGTCACTTTTTTCAGTACCCTCTGTAAGTCTGGTCTGTGGTAGGTGCTGGGATAGTAAAGTTAAACAGGACACTGGAGGAACTGTTCCCAGTTCCTACTTTACTCAAACAGAGGAAACACTGTGCTCTCTGATTCCTGGAGAGAGAATTAATTAAGCATCAAAAATAAcactggcaggagttcccattgtggctcattgggttaaggacccagtgtagtctctgtgaggatgtggcttcaattcctggcttcattcagtgggttaaggatctggcattgctgcaagctgtgatgtaggtcacatatgcagcttaaATTCCCTGTTGCCATGTCTgtagcataggccacagctgcagctctgattcgaccccctagcccaggaacttccatatgctgcacactcggtcataaaaagaaaaaaggtgttgACAGTTTTGTAGGTGATACCACGCTGCACCATGATTTTCATAAGTGACAATTACCAAGTTAATTTCAggattgtttttaaacttttcataatCTTTCTTGCTCATGGAAACAAAGATATCTGCCAATATACCTAGTGATGTGGAAATGccctgtaaaaaaaataaaaaacacagattAGGAACTCACAGTTGATTGCTGCTCTAATCTCAAGGCTTAGAGTTAATGATTAGCCCTCCTTATGAATTACTACTACtacttattattattgttactgttattatgGCCCCACAGATACATCTCAACTGGATGCCACTGGGCTTGTAAGACCATTGTACTGAGGACATGGGCATAACGTATATTCAGCTATTTCTTAGTTGGGCTTCACTGGACTGTCAACACTAACTTGTCCATAGTGCTAGGCGTGAAGAAGTGGCCCAAGCAAGAGTCCCTACTCCATTTGTGTGGTTAAAAGGATCGTAGGCAGCAGCACTGCTGACACAGCTCACGTAAATGTATAACCCAATGCTTTAGTTAAGGAGGAGAATATTCTCACAGAGTCACAGAGAATGAAAACATCAAGTAAACACTGCTTCTCAATTTCTTGAATCAAGACGTTATGTGAACAGTTAAAGTCTTTTCCCACTCAGCTCAAGGAAGGTGATTTTACATATAGGTAACTTGACCATCTCAATTTTGCTGAGGAATCAGGTAAAGGATAAATACATaatcaaacagaaataaatggattggtagaaataaatatacaaatagagAGTTACAAATATGTATAGAAACACTCAATATATACCAGGGGTCTAGCTGTGAGTGGGAACAAGCAAGACACAGATGGAAGTTACCAAATGATCCTGGTCTTATGCCCATGTAGAATTACAGATGTGAAAATcttcagcaaaatactagcaaaccgcatccaacaatacattaaaagggctgtacatcatgatcaagtgagatttatcccagggatgcaagagttcttcaatatacacaaatccatcagtgtgatacaccacattaacaaactgaagaataaaaaccatatatatgaccctctcaatagacgcggaaaaagcctttgacaaaatccaacacccatttctgattaaaaatccttcagaaagtgggcataacaggaacctacctcaacatgataaaggccatatatgacaaccccacagcgaacatcattctcaatggtgaaaagctgaaagaattcccactgagatcaggaacaagacaaggatgtccactctcaccactactcttcaacatagttctggaagtcctagccacagcaatcagagaagtaaaagaaataaaaggaatccaaattggaaaggaagaagtaaaactattcctatttgcagatgacatgatactatatctagagaatcttcaagactctaccagaaaactgttagagcccatccatgaatttggcaaagtcacaggatgcaaaattaatacacagaaattgatggcatttctataaactaacaatgaaagaacagaaaaagaaattagggaagcaatcccacttaccatcacatccaaaagaataaaataccttggagtaaacctacctaaagaaacaaaagacctgtattctgaaaactataagccactgatgaaagaaatcaaagatgacacaaatagatggaaagatataccatgctttggtattggaagagttaatattatcaaaatgactatactacctaaggcaatctacagattcaatgcaatccctatcaaactacccaggacatttttcacagaactcgaacaaaatatttgaacgtttgtttggaagcgcaaaagacccagaagagccaaagacattctgaaaaagaaaaacggagctggaggaatcaggctcctggacttcagactatactacaaagcaacaatcatcaaaaccatatggtactggcacaaagacagaaatataaatcagtggaacaggatagaaagcccagaattaaacccacgtgcctacagccaactaatctatgacaaaggaggcaagaacatacaatgaagaaaagacaacctgttcaataagtggtgctgggaaaactggacagccacatgtaaaagaatgaaatcagaacattccctaacaccatacacagaaataaactccaaatggattaaagacctagatataagaccaggaattcctgtcgtggctcagtggttaacaaatccaactaggaaccatgaggttgtgggtttgatccctggccttgctcagtgggttaaggatctggcattgccatgagctgtggtgtaggttgcagacttggctcagatcccgcattcctatggctctggcataggctggtggctacagctcccattcgacccctagcctggaaacctccatatgccacgggagtggcccaaaaaaatggcaaaaagacaaaaaaaaaattcctagacataagaccagacactataaaactcttagaggaaaacataggccaaactctctgacataaacgacagcaacatcttctcagatccacctcttagagtcatgacagtaaaaacaaaaataaataagtgggacttaattaaacataaaagtttatgcacagcaaaagaaaccctaaacaaaatgaaaagacaacccacagaatgggagaaaatctttgcaagtgaatcggttgacaagggattaatctccaaaatttataaacacctccaactgctcaataccaaaaaaacaaccccatcaaaaaatgggcagaagatctaaacagacagttctccaaagaagacatacagatggccaaaaaacacaagaaaagatgttcagcatcactcatcattagagaaatgcaaatcaaaaccactatgaggtaccaccttacaccagccagaatggccatcatccaaaagtctacaaacaataagtgctagagagggtgtggagcaaagcaaagggaaccctcatacactggtggtgggattgtaaattggtgcaaccactgtggaaaacagtatggagatgcctcagaaaactaaaaatagaactaccatttaatccagcaatcccatgcctgggcatctatccagagaaaaccatgacttacaAAGACtacgatgttcattgcagcactattttcaatagccaagacatggaaacaacctaaatgtcccttgacagagaAGTgggtgaagaagatgtggtatatttacacaatggaatattactaagccattaaaaggaacgaaataccagcattttttgcaacatggagggacctagaaattatcatgctaagtgaagtcagccagacaatgagatatcaacatcaaatgctaccactgacacatggaatctgaaaaaaggacacgatgaacttctttgcagactttgaaaaacgtatggtttccaaaggagacagtttggggggggggggatgtgctgggggtgtgggatggaaatcctataaaactggattgtgatgatcattgtacaactataaatgtaataaattcattgagtaataaaaaataaaaataggaccaataaaattgataaatgtaAACTAACTATGGcataaggaaataattttccaaagacaaatataggaaacaagaaaataagcACAAGACAACCTTTTTATCTGGCTGAGGAAGTGTCAGATATCCTATGATTGATGCCCATATTAACTCTGCTGCTTCGTACCACATCCctgaaaaagaaggggaaatgggaCAAGCTGCCAGTATTGTGCTCTTGTGTcagaaagtacttttaaaaactaatacaGAAAAAGATTTGTTGGACTTTGTTAAGAAAATTCATGACTAGATTAGATAGACAGCAATCAGTAGACAGCAATCTGCTGGAAAAATATTAATCTGTTTTTGTATagatactttttccttttcacaggGGAACAGTAAGAATCATaatatattacatgtatacatataaaatatattaatatataacaaATAACTCCACTATTTATAAGACAATTTCTATGCTctgttaaaaattttcaaatacattagtttgcattttaaagtataattagGGCACTATAAACTTTGCTTGTAAAACTCAGGAATACCCTCCAAGGAACAACAAATGGGTAAGGTGTTAGGGTGGGGTTAGAATAAGGTGTCACTATATCACATGGAACCCTGCCGAACTGAGAGCCAGATGccagaaataatacagagaactCTGCCATTACGGTCACAATATACAACCGTAAATTTCTTTAAcaaaactcaatggaaaaatattttgttttgttaataacaaaatattttattgtgttcATAACACTCCCGGGATCTTAAATGTCATTCTCGATGAGGAAACCAAGGGTAGTGAGGAACAACTATATCAACTAGAAACAATGAGAAAAGTCTGCAATAAAATCTGGTAGCAAGACTTGGTTAAATGAGCCTTGAGCAGAGCAAGTGCTTGACGACCATACCCAGCTTCTGCAGAATCTGTCCTCTGATCTGGATGCAGACCGACTGTACGAGGACCTTGTCACTTTCATTTCTGTACAGCCAGGTACCTacaataaaagggggaaaaagaaaagcatttttggCCTTTAACTATTAAAAAGATAGTCTgctgaaaaaaaactttttttcatagAAGACTTCATGAACACATAGGATGCAGATCTGGGAGACAATCTCTTCTCTGTATTTAGAATAAGATCCCAACTCCTTGCTTTGGAACTTCACAAGGCTTCACAGGAACTGACTCCTGCCTGGTCTCCACCTCTCCCCCCTACCAGCTGGGCTCTGCCATGCAGCTTCATCTGTGTGCCTTATAACAGCAGCCGTCTCTTGCTTCATGGTATCTGCACTTGCCATTCTCTTTACCTGGGATCCACCTCCCTCTGGCTCCTACTTCAGGGTTCATCCTCAATGGTACTGCCTCCAAGGCTTCCCCAGGTTAATTAACTATTGGAAATGTCTGAAAGTTTCAAGGAGCTTGGGATCCTATATCCAATGATATTATATCCTTATATCCAAGCATATTGAGCTTAAAAGTCTATTGGGAATTGTGTTCAACTTATTGGGAACTTGTTGACTTAAGTACCCAGAAATTCAGATAAGATATCTGAGGTTAAATTATTTATTACCTACCTAGTAGGACTTGCTTCTTTTTATGTATGATCAAATATCAAAAGAAATCCATTTCAAACAaaattttggggggtctttttgtctttttagggccacacctgcagcctatggaagttcccaggccgggggtcaaatcagagctgcagctgccagcctacactacagccacagaagcacaggatctgagccatgtctgcgacctacaccacagctgatggcaatgctggacccttaacccactgagcaaggtcagggatcaaacccgcatcctcacgaatgctagtcaggttcgccatgaagggaattcccaaaatctttttattaaagaTTCTCAGTagcaaaataaaatctattttccaaGCCATTTAAATTTAAAGCCATAAGCGTATTCTTCTGAATTGTCAACTTCCATTcgctagacatttctccaaagaagatatacagatgcccgacaagcacatgaaaaaatgctcgacatcactgattagtagagaaatgcaaatcaaaactaccatgaggtaccacctcacaccagtcagaatggccacaaataacaaatgctggagggggtgtggagaaaagggaaccttcctgcactgttggtgggaacgtaaattggtacaaccgcaatggagaacagtacggaggtacctcagaaaactatgcatagaactgccatatgaaccagcaatcccactcttgggcatctatccggacaaaactttccttgaaaaagacacatgcacctgcatgttcattgcaacactattcacaatagccaaaacatggaaacaacctaaatgtccatcgacagatgattggattaagatgtcgtatggagttcctgtcgtggcacagtggttaacaaatccgactaggaaccaggaggttgcgggttcaatccctggccttgctcggtgggttaaggatctagcgttgctgtgagctgtggtgtaggttgcagacgcggctcggatcctgcgttgctatggctctggcgtaggctggtggctacaactccgatttgacccctagcctgggaacctccatgtgctgcgggagcagccctagaaaaggcaaaaagacccccccccaaaaaaccccccaaaaacccaaatccgactaggaaccatgaagttgcaggtttgatccctggactcactcagtgggttaaggatccggcgttgccatgagctgtggtgtaggtcgaagatgtggctcggatctggcgttgctatggtgatggcataggatggcagcaacagctctgtttagactcctagcctgggaacctccatgtgccacaggtgcggccctaaaaggacaaaagacaaaaaaaaaatatatatatatggtatatatacacaatggaatattactcagccacaaaaaaaaaaccaaaataatgccatttgcagcaacatggacggaactagagactctcatactaagtgaagtaggtcagaaagagaaagacaaatactatatgaatatcacttatatctggagtctaatatagggcacaaatgaacctttccacagaaaagaaaatcatggacatggagaacagacttgtagttgccaagggggaggaggagggagtgggatggattggcaatttggggttaatagatgcaaactattgcctttggaatggactttgcctttggaatggacaagcaatgagatcctgctgcacagcactgggaactatgtctggtcacttatgatggagcatgataatgtgagaaaaaagaatatatatacatgtatgtgtaactgggtcaccatgctgtacagtagaaaatcaacagaaca comes from Phacochoerus africanus isolate WHEZ1 chromosome 10, ROS_Pafr_v1, whole genome shotgun sequence and encodes:
- the ALPK1 gene encoding alpha-protein kinase 1 isoform X1, which encodes MNNQKAVAALLQECKQVLDQLLLEASDVSEEDKREDQRCRASLPSELRTLIQEAKEMKWPFVPEKWQYKQAVGPEDKTNLQDVIGAGLQQLLASLKASILVRDCATASAIVFLSDRFLYGLDVSSELLRVAKGLHKLQPATPIAPQVVIRQARVSMHSGKLLKAEYILSSLISNSGATGTWLYRNESDKVLVQSVCIQIRGQILQKLGMWYEAAELIWASIIGYLTLPQPDKKGISTSLGILADIFVSMSKKDYEKFKNNPEINLGLLKESDHRLLSAAEACKLAAAFTSYTPLFVLTAMNIRGTCLLSYSSSNDCPPEMKNLYLCEAKEAFEIGLLTKKCDEPVTGKQELHSFLKAAFGLTTVHQRLYGEKETVLAASQLCSEAMGKLYTFSTSSKSQEREAVSQEIMSVISRVKEHLQVQSFFKLDDKSYVPEGFKCGLEKLIMHGQIDFQKLLETYSQHHTSVCEIFESTCGYNKNKQKDTKTGVCITDLKTETKNIDTVSIIEDKPRSKKGMIVSSSQMAKSGLEKLRRVGKRNWAHSDAFRVSLDEDAETEAESPEHSHGAGAVLNKSLSDSQSSSSWSKLSAFSSSTSWEELNYHGDDRSAKRETSKKEHLVDTRCSTALSEELEIDEESRAVHPLSSELQGLSLQVSKDDSSQSQLHKDIPLTTFSPRNTTGPLLASGGGWLKGAPESIQEVKTMGSGNTSAHPRPSFGSASWSSVSGWPKDMATYPSIQEEETFEIIDKFPEIGCDAKNRHEEEKREEIKEDTGPAFNDSLCWVDPEGETAERTEDMPVDFHMAMDDSLGKRFMITHNSFAPHCPVQNPDSRKSSHSVKEWDIDPDASTVDEESQRLDIRDVHTTSTWGSHRPCALGQLCGQEAESPSSSGSCNISTPVLIKDCTTTEEADEPGKLLNCSQSSSSSLAWWSKSPAISSGSSEGENPWSFLNSSGSSFVSLPGMMRQEILEARTLKPDDFEKLLAGVRHDWLFQRLENTGVFKSSQLHGAQNALLLKYSKKSGLWTAQETVVYLGDYLNVKKKGRQRNAFWVHHLHQEETLGRYVGKEYKEQKGLWHHFIDVERQMTAQHYVTEFNKRLYEQKIHTQIFYIPSTILLILEGKTIKGCISVEPYILGEFVKLSNNTKVVKTEYKATEYGLAYGHFSYEFSNHRDVVVDLQGWVTGNGKGLIYLTDPQIHSVDQKDVTTNFGKRGIFYFFNNQHVECNEICHRLSLTRPSTEKPNKP
- the ALPK1 gene encoding alpha-protein kinase 1 isoform X2, with protein sequence MCRRRTRGRTSGAEASLKASILVRDCATASAIVFLSDRFLYGLDVSSELLRVAKGLHKLQPATPIAPQVVIRQARVSMHSGKLLKAEYILSSLISNSGATGTWLYRNESDKVLVQSVCIQIRGQILQKLGMWYEAAELIWASIIGYLTLPQPDKKGISTSLGILADIFVSMSKKDYEKFKNNPEINLGLLKESDHRLLSAAEACKLAAAFTSYTPLFVLTAMNIRGTCLLSYSSSNDCPPEMKNLYLCEAKEAFEIGLLTKKCDEPVTGKQELHSFLKAAFGLTTVHQRLYGEKETVLAASQLCSEAMGKLYTFSTSSKSQEREAVSQEIMSVISRVKEHLQVQSFFKLDDKSYVPEGFKCGLEKLIMHGQIDFQKLLETYSQHHTSVCEIFESTCGYNKNKQKDTKTGVCITDLKTETKNIDTVSIIEDKPRSKKGMIVSSSQMAKSGLEKLRRVGKRNWAHSDAFRVSLDEDAETEAESPEHSHGAGAVLNKSLSDSQSSSSWSKLSAFSSSTSWEELNYHGDDRSAKRETSKKEHLVDTRCSTALSEELEIDEESRAVHPLSSELQGLSLQVSKDDSSQSQLHKDIPLTTFSPRNTTGPLLASGGGWLKGAPESIQEVKTMGSGNTSAHPRPSFGSASWSSVSGWPKDMATYPSIQEEETFEIIDKFPEIGCDAKNRHEEEKREEIKEDTGPAFNDSLCWVDPEGETAERTEDMPVDFHMAMDDSLGKRFMITHNSFAPHCPVQNPDSRKSSHSVKEWDIDPDASTVDEESQRLDIRDVHTTSTWGSHRPCALGQLCGQEAESPSSSGSCNISTPVLIKDCTTTEEADEPGKLLNCSQSSSSSLAWWSKSPAISSGSSEGENPWSFLNSSGSSFVSLPGMMRQEILEARTLKPDDFEKLLAGVRHDWLFQRLENTGVFKSSQLHGAQNALLLKYSKKSGLWTAQETVVYLGDYLNVKKKGRQRNAFWVHHLHQEETLGRYVGKEYKEQKGLWHHFIDVERQMTAQHYVTEFNKRLYEQKIHTQIFYIPSTILLILEGKTIKGCISVEPYILGEFVKLSNNTKVVKTEYKATEYGLAYGHFSYEFSNHRDVVVDLQGWVTGNGKGLIYLTDPQIHSVDQKDVTTNFGKRGIFYFFNNQHVECNEICHRLSLTRPSTEKPNKP